One window of Corynebacterium doosanense CAU 212 = DSM 45436 genomic DNA carries:
- a CDS encoding DNA-formamidopyrimidine glycosylase family protein: MPEGDSVLQLSNRLQFMTGREVLKTDLRVPRYATTRFDGAVCERVWPRGKHLFMQFGSLILHTHLKMEGTWAMHLKGDRWRKPGYTARVVLQLEGAPHPRPIEVVGHELGLVEVIRADEYAERMGYLGPDILDEDWDIDEAVRRIESQPETTIGQALLDQQLVAGLGNEYRAEICFLMGLHPRRAVASVDVRAVLELSRRLIWANRNSPIRVTTGVKRAGENSYVFGRYAKPCRRCRTPIEKEFLGGGADLERVIWWCPCCQG; the protein is encoded by the coding sequence ATGCCCGAAGGTGATTCCGTACTCCAGCTGTCCAACCGGCTGCAGTTCATGACCGGCCGTGAGGTTCTGAAGACGGACCTGCGCGTGCCTCGTTACGCCACCACCCGCTTCGACGGCGCGGTGTGCGAGCGGGTGTGGCCCCGGGGAAAGCACCTGTTCATGCAGTTCGGGAGCCTGATCCTGCACACGCACCTGAAGATGGAGGGCACGTGGGCGATGCACCTCAAGGGCGATCGGTGGCGCAAGCCCGGGTACACCGCTCGGGTGGTGCTGCAGCTGGAGGGTGCCCCGCATCCCCGGCCGATCGAGGTGGTCGGGCATGAGCTGGGCCTGGTGGAGGTGATCCGCGCCGACGAGTACGCCGAGCGCATGGGCTACCTCGGTCCGGACATTCTCGACGAGGACTGGGACATCGACGAGGCCGTGCGGCGAATTGAATCGCAGCCGGAGACCACCATTGGCCAGGCCCTGCTGGATCAGCAGCTCGTCGCCGGGCTGGGCAATGAGTACCGCGCCGAGATTTGTTTCCTCATGGGGCTGCACCCGCGGCGGGCCGTGGCCAGCGTGGACGTGCGCGCCGTGCTGGAGCTGTCCCGGCGGCTGATCTGGGCCAACAGAAACTCCCCGATCCGCGTGACCACGGGGGTCAAACGAGCCGGGGAGAATTCTTATGTGTTCGGCCGCTACGCCAAGCCGTGCCGACGGTGCCGGACGCCCATCGAGAAGGAGTTTCTCGGCGGGGGAGCGGACCTGGAGCGGGTCATCTGGTGGTGCCCGTGCTGCCAGGGTTAA
- a CDS encoding DedA family protein, giving the protein MQSIIDWVIHLMEILGAPGVGIAILLENLFPPIPSEVVLPLAGFTISQGSLTFWPTFIWATVGSIVGGWLLYGIGAWLGADRLRRIADWMWLVEPEDVDKALGWFDKYGSPSVFFGRFIPGVRSLISIPAGIDRMNPVTFTLWTAVGSAGWNALLILLGIWLGDRYYLVEKYVGEYSNVVYLILILIIVGVFIYLLRRQQKRKNSKHYNDGEYHDDADVQDNTGGSTPASRLD; this is encoded by the coding sequence ATGCAGTCCATCATTGACTGGGTCATCCACCTCATGGAGATCCTCGGTGCCCCCGGCGTCGGAATCGCGATCCTCCTGGAGAACCTCTTCCCGCCGATCCCCTCGGAGGTGGTGCTCCCGCTGGCGGGCTTCACCATTTCGCAGGGCTCACTGACCTTCTGGCCCACCTTCATCTGGGCCACGGTGGGTTCTATCGTGGGTGGCTGGCTGCTCTACGGCATCGGTGCGTGGCTGGGCGCGGATCGACTGCGCCGGATCGCCGACTGGATGTGGCTGGTCGAGCCCGAGGACGTGGACAAGGCGCTGGGCTGGTTCGACAAGTACGGCTCCCCCTCGGTGTTCTTCGGCCGTTTCATCCCCGGGGTGCGCTCGCTGATCTCCATCCCCGCGGGCATCGACCGCATGAACCCGGTGACCTTCACCCTGTGGACGGCCGTCGGCTCCGCGGGCTGGAACGCCCTGCTCATCCTGCTGGGCATCTGGCTGGGCGACCGCTACTACCTGGTGGAGAAGTACGTCGGCGAGTACTCCAACGTCGTCTACCTCATCCTCATCCTCATCATCGTCGGTGTGTTCATCTACCTGCTGCGCCGCCAGCAGAAACGCAAGAACAGCAAGCACTACAACGACGGCGAGTACCACGACGACGCGGACGTGCAGGACAACACCGGCGGCTCGACCCCCGCCTCACGCCTGGATTAA
- a CDS encoding YccF domain-containing protein — MNFLLNVIWVVFGGFFLALGYFLFGIVACIFIVTIPAGVASFRMAAFAIWPFGRTVVEPVQGTGSFSTVGNVVWFIIAGVWLAIGHVTTAAAQAVTIVGIPLAIANVKMIPVTCFPFGRQIVDSDAIPFGWRPMVRM, encoded by the coding sequence ATGAACTTCCTACTCAACGTGATCTGGGTGGTCTTCGGCGGTTTCTTCCTCGCCCTGGGTTACTTCCTCTTCGGCATCGTTGCCTGCATCTTCATCGTCACCATCCCGGCTGGCGTGGCCAGCTTCCGCATGGCGGCCTTCGCCATCTGGCCCTTCGGCCGCACGGTCGTGGAACCGGTCCAGGGCACGGGAAGCTTCTCGACGGTCGGCAACGTGGTCTGGTTCATCATCGCCGGCGTCTGGCTCGCGATCGGTCATGTCACCACGGCCGCGGCCCAGGCGGTGACGATCGTGGGCATCCCGCTGGCGATCGCCAACGTGAAGATGATCCCCGTGACCTGCTTTCCCTTCGGTCGCCAGATCGTCGATTCGGACGCCATCCCGTTCGGATGGCGCCCGATGGTGCGCATGTAA
- a CDS encoding type IV toxin-antitoxin system AbiEi family antitoxin domain-containing protein, giving the protein MSGDVFTRAQLKAKKWTPREIQLAVAGGELFRPFRGVYTTSQPEGTTLLRAVLVAFPRAVFTGATAAQLYMGKKVTGPAEIVLPHEATAPKDSPLLRMRRSRGIVRTEIAGFPVTTYLQAAADAGLPLGRELLERKYQGKNGEADLERDLSERASISTALRLVLSEAAVGADSELERTLFRVLRGKGFEVRQNVIINGYRFDGLVNGRIVIEVDSYAYHHAEVAFGKNETAETFIRDRWKANIAQRLGYIVLRYTDDDIEYHLSVVVAQIEDTVRSCPSRKRRGVNQLLGSEQQMVWTWHFGITRFQDSR; this is encoded by the coding sequence ATGTCGGGGGACGTATTCACCAGAGCTCAGCTGAAGGCCAAGAAGTGGACACCGCGAGAGATTCAGCTGGCGGTAGCGGGCGGTGAACTGTTTCGACCATTTCGGGGCGTGTACACCACCTCACAGCCGGAAGGAACGACTCTGCTGCGGGCCGTGCTGGTGGCATTTCCCCGCGCGGTCTTTACCGGTGCGACCGCGGCGCAGCTGTACATGGGTAAGAAGGTCACCGGACCAGCAGAGATAGTCCTTCCACACGAAGCGACCGCCCCGAAAGACAGCCCACTGCTGCGGATGCGGCGAAGCAGGGGCATCGTGCGCACGGAGATTGCCGGGTTTCCCGTGACCACGTACCTGCAGGCAGCCGCGGATGCCGGGTTGCCGCTGGGACGGGAGCTTCTGGAGAGGAAGTATCAGGGAAAGAACGGCGAAGCCGACCTGGAAAGGGATTTGTCGGAGAGGGCGTCGATAAGCACTGCCCTGCGGCTGGTGCTTTCGGAGGCCGCGGTAGGGGCGGATAGCGAGCTCGAGCGCACGCTGTTTCGTGTGCTGCGTGGCAAGGGGTTCGAGGTTCGTCAGAATGTCATCATCAATGGATACCGGTTTGACGGCCTGGTCAATGGGCGAATCGTCATCGAGGTGGACAGCTACGCGTACCACCATGCGGAGGTCGCGTTTGGGAAGAATGAGACGGCCGAGACATTTATCAGGGATCGGTGGAAAGCAAATATCGCGCAGCGGCTGGGATACATTGTGCTGAGATACACGGACGACGACATCGAATATCACCTGAGCGTCGTTGTCGCGCAGATCGAAGACACCGTCAGGAGCTGCCCGTCACGGAAGCGTCGCGGAGTGAATCAGCTCCTGGGATCCGAGCAGCAGATGGTCTGGACCTGGCACTTCGGGATCACCCGTTTTCAGGACTCCCGCTGA
- the pgi gene encoding glucose-6-phosphate isomerase: protein MADITSTPSWQNLHKLFESKKDLDLRGLFADDASRADTYTFDAAGLHVDLSKNLVDGAVIDALVDLADDANLAGHTEAMFTGRHINSTEDRAVLHTALRLPATEDLEVDGQDVAADVHEVLGRMRDFASALRSGKWLGHSGHTIKKIVNIGIGGSDLGPAMAARALRPYATAGITGEFVSNVDPADISAVLENCDPHSTLFVVASKTFTTQETLSNAHAAKRWLLEKFDGDEAAVAKHFVAVSTNAEKVAEFGIDTSNMFGFWEWVGGRYSVDSAIGLSLMAIIGPQDFLRFLDGFHQMDEHFRTAPAHENIPVLMALLGIWYTNFHGAETHAVLPYSEDLGRFPAYLQQLTMESNGKSVRIDGSSVDHQTGEIYWGEPGTNGQHAFYQLIHQGTKLVPADFIGFAHPKQDLPTASGSGSMHDLLMGNMFAQTKVLAFGKNASELAAEGVPEDLVAHKVMPGNRPSTTILAEELTPAVLGALIALYEHITFVQGVIWGINSFDQWGVELGKQQANDLAPAVAGEVEPDIGDSSTDELIRWFRAHR, encoded by the coding sequence ATGGCCGACATCACCAGCACCCCCTCCTGGCAGAACCTCCATAAGCTCTTCGAATCCAAGAAGGATCTCGACCTGCGCGGACTCTTCGCCGACGACGCCAGCCGCGCCGACACCTACACCTTCGACGCCGCCGGCCTGCACGTCGATCTGTCCAAGAACCTCGTCGACGGCGCCGTCATCGACGCGCTCGTCGACCTCGCCGATGACGCCAACCTCGCCGGCCACACCGAGGCGATGTTCACCGGCCGCCACATCAACTCCACCGAGGACCGCGCCGTCCTGCACACCGCCCTGCGTCTGCCCGCCACCGAGGACCTCGAGGTCGACGGCCAGGACGTCGCCGCCGACGTGCACGAGGTGCTCGGGCGCATGCGCGACTTCGCCTCCGCACTGCGCTCCGGCAAGTGGCTGGGCCACTCGGGCCACACCATCAAGAAGATCGTCAACATCGGCATCGGCGGCTCCGACCTCGGACCCGCCATGGCCGCCCGCGCCCTGCGCCCCTACGCCACCGCCGGCATCACCGGCGAGTTCGTCTCCAACGTCGACCCCGCCGACATCTCGGCAGTGCTGGAGAACTGCGACCCGCACTCCACCCTGTTCGTCGTCGCCTCCAAGACCTTCACCACCCAGGAAACCCTCTCCAACGCCCACGCGGCGAAGCGCTGGCTGCTGGAAAAGTTTGACGGCGATGAGGCGGCCGTCGCCAAGCATTTTGTCGCCGTGTCCACCAACGCGGAGAAGGTCGCGGAGTTCGGCATCGACACCAGCAACATGTTCGGCTTCTGGGAATGGGTTGGCGGGCGTTACTCGGTCGACTCCGCCATCGGCCTGTCGCTCATGGCCATCATCGGACCCCAGGACTTCCTGCGCTTCCTCGACGGCTTCCACCAGATGGACGAACACTTCCGCACCGCGCCCGCCCACGAGAACATTCCCGTGCTCATGGCACTGCTGGGCATCTGGTACACCAACTTCCACGGCGCCGAGACCCACGCCGTGCTCCCCTACTCCGAGGACCTTGGACGTTTCCCCGCGTACCTGCAACAGCTGACCATGGAATCCAACGGCAAGTCCGTGCGTATCGACGGCTCCTCCGTCGACCACCAGACCGGCGAAATCTACTGGGGTGAGCCCGGCACCAACGGCCAGCACGCCTTCTACCAGCTGATCCACCAGGGAACGAAGCTCGTTCCCGCCGACTTCATCGGCTTCGCCCACCCCAAGCAGGACCTGCCCACCGCCTCCGGCTCGGGCTCCATGCACGACCTGCTCATGGGCAACATGTTCGCCCAGACCAAGGTCCTCGCGTTCGGCAAGAACGCGTCCGAGCTGGCCGCAGAGGGGGTTCCCGAGGACCTGGTCGCGCACAAGGTCATGCCGGGCAACCGCCCCTCCACGACCATCCTCGCCGAGGAGCTCACCCCCGCCGTGCTGGGCGCGCTCATCGCCCTCTACGAGCACATCACCTTCGTCCAGGGCGTGATCTGGGGGATCAACTCCTTCGACCAGTGGGGCGTGGAGCTGGGCAAGCAGCAGGCCAATGACCTCGCCCCCGCCGTCGCCGGCGAAGTGGAGCCGGATATCGGGGACTCCTCAACCGACGAGCTCATCCGGTGGTTCCGGGCGCACCGGTAG
- a CDS encoding NAD-dependent succinate-semialdehyde dehydrogenase, with the protein MTDLPALIHSIPKGLFIDGDFVDATNGDTFDVINPSDGSVLAKVASASEADARRALDSICAAQDEWAATPARERSEILRRTFQYLTDHVDELTLLQSAELGRALPDSKAEVTYGAEFFRWFAEEAVRVRGDYRHAPSGAGRIIVHEQPVGPSLAITPWNFPLAMGARKIAPALAAGCTMIIKPASKTPLTMLFLAKALKESGLPDGVLAVVPTGKSANVSALLDDPRLRKLTFTGSTEVGQKLAAEASKHSMKTSLELGGNAPYVVCADADLDKAVKAVAVAKMRGAGQVCIAANRFLVHSSIKDEFIRRATEVMRDFTLGPGTDPGSDYGPLSGEDQLEKVTELVDDALAHGATRHLGDSLPSGLNENGYYFPATVLSDFDADAKLASEEIFGPVLAVQTFDTDEEALKMANSTPFGLAAYLFSENLEHALKLAEGIEAGMVAVNKGALSDPAAPFGGVKESGLGREGGFEGIHEYLEPKFISLPI; encoded by the coding sequence ATGACTGATCTCCCCGCACTCATCCACTCCATACCCAAGGGCCTGTTCATCGACGGCGATTTCGTCGACGCGACCAACGGCGACACCTTCGACGTCATCAACCCGTCCGACGGCTCCGTGCTCGCGAAGGTGGCCAGCGCGTCCGAGGCGGACGCCCGCCGGGCGCTCGACTCCATCTGCGCCGCGCAGGACGAGTGGGCCGCCACGCCCGCCCGCGAACGCTCCGAGATCCTGCGCCGCACCTTCCAGTACCTCACCGATCATGTCGACGAGCTGACGCTCCTGCAGTCCGCCGAGCTCGGCCGCGCACTTCCGGACTCCAAGGCCGAGGTCACCTACGGCGCCGAGTTCTTCCGCTGGTTCGCCGAGGAGGCCGTGCGGGTGCGCGGCGACTACCGCCACGCCCCCTCGGGCGCGGGCCGCATCATCGTGCACGAGCAGCCCGTCGGCCCCTCGCTGGCGATCACCCCGTGGAACTTCCCGCTGGCGATGGGCGCGCGCAAAATCGCACCCGCGCTGGCGGCAGGCTGCACGATGATCATCAAGCCCGCCTCGAAGACCCCGCTGACCATGCTGTTCCTGGCGAAGGCACTGAAGGAGTCCGGGCTTCCCGACGGCGTGCTCGCCGTGGTCCCCACCGGGAAATCCGCCAATGTCTCGGCGCTTCTCGACGATCCCCGCCTGCGCAAACTCACCTTCACCGGGTCGACTGAGGTGGGCCAGAAGCTCGCCGCCGAGGCGTCGAAGCACTCCATGAAGACCTCCCTGGAGCTCGGCGGCAACGCCCCCTACGTCGTCTGCGCGGACGCCGACCTGGACAAGGCCGTCAAGGCCGTCGCCGTGGCGAAGATGCGCGGTGCCGGTCAGGTGTGCATCGCCGCCAACCGTTTCCTCGTGCATTCCTCGATCAAGGACGAGTTCATCAGACGTGCCACCGAGGTCATGCGCGACTTCACCCTCGGCCCCGGCACCGACCCGGGCTCGGACTACGGCCCGCTCTCCGGCGAGGACCAGCTGGAGAAGGTCACCGAGCTGGTCGACGACGCCCTCGCCCACGGTGCCACCCGCCACCTCGGCGATTCCCTGCCCTCCGGGCTCAACGAGAACGGCTACTACTTCCCGGCCACCGTGCTGTCGGACTTCGACGCGGACGCCAAGTTGGCCTCCGAGGAGATCTTCGGCCCCGTCCTGGCGGTGCAGACCTTCGACACCGACGAGGAGGCGCTGAAGATGGCCAACAGCACCCCGTTCGGCCTGGCCGCCTACCTCTTCTCCGAGAACCTGGAACACGCCCTGAAGCTGGCCGAGGGGATCGAGGCCGGCATGGTCGCCGTGAACAAGGGCGCGCTGTCCGACCCGGCCGCACCCTTCGGCGGCGTGAAGGAGTCCGGTCTCGGCCGCGAGGGCGGATTCGAGGGCATCCACGAGTACCTCGAGCCCAAGTTCATTTCCCTGCCTATCTAG
- a CDS encoding antibiotic biosynthesis monooxygenase family protein, whose protein sequence is MSIVKINAISVPEGAGGILEERFAHRKHAVDNSPGFEGFQLLRPVKGEDRYFVVTRWADEESYEAWRDGRGKAAHDGAEDRKPVASGAELLEFEVVLDSFEQD, encoded by the coding sequence ATGAGCATCGTCAAGATCAACGCCATCTCCGTCCCCGAGGGCGCCGGGGGCATCCTCGAGGAGCGCTTCGCGCACCGCAAGCACGCGGTGGACAACTCGCCCGGCTTCGAGGGTTTCCAGCTGCTGCGCCCGGTCAAGGGTGAGGACCGCTACTTCGTGGTCACCCGCTGGGCCGACGAGGAGTCCTACGAGGCCTGGCGCGACGGCCGCGGCAAGGCCGCCCATGACGGGGCCGAGGACCGCAAGCCCGTGGCCAGCGGCGCCGAGCTGCTGGAGTTCGAGGTCGTGCTGGACTCGTTCGAGCAGGACTAG
- a CDS encoding chorismate mutase, with protein sequence MSEDVEIRMPSGTDDPLSDAEIQKYREEINRLDRVILDAVKKRSEISRAVGRTRMGSGGTRLVHNREVAIINQFRDELGDEGPGLASILLRLGRGRLG encoded by the coding sequence ATGAGCGAAGACGTGGAGATCCGCATGCCGTCCGGAACGGACGACCCGCTTTCCGATGCCGAGATTCAGAAGTACCGCGAGGAGATCAACCGTCTCGACCGGGTGATCCTCGACGCGGTGAAGAAACGTTCGGAGATCTCCCGGGCGGTCGGCCGGACCCGCATGGGCTCCGGCGGCACGCGCCTGGTGCACAACCGCGAGGTGGCCATCATCAACCAGTTCCGGGATGAGCTTGGCGACGAAGGACCCGGCCTGGCCTCCATCCTTCTGCGGCTCGGGCGCGGACGGCTGGGCTAG
- the pcrA gene encoding DNA helicase PcrA: protein MTNPADSLISGLNEQQAAAVEHTGSPLLIVAGAGSGKTAVLTRRIAHLIDQRGVAPWQILAITFTNKAAAEMRERVAGLVGPVAERMWVSTFHSVCVRILRQQAQLVPGLNTNFTIYDSDDSRRLLTMIGKDMNLDLKKFTSRSLASGISNHKNELVGPAEAQQLADQTKNPYEVTVAAVYEQYQRRLRAANALDFDDLIGEVVRIFSEHPQVTEYYRRRFRHVLIDEYQDTNHAQYQLVRTLVGEGPDAPELCVVGDSDQSIYAFRGATIRNIQEFERDYPQARTILLEQNYRSTQTVLDAANAVISHNEGRRKKNLWTDHGPGERIVGYVADNEHDEARFIASEIDQLVDQCRSYNDIAIMYRTNSASRALEDIFIRSGISYKVVGGTRFYERKEIRDLIAYLRILDNPDDTVSLRRIINVPRRAIGDKAQGAIALHAENLGVSFGKALLDAADGHISMLGTRARNAVDGFNEMMAGIRGRIDEMRSDVTGMPDLGLLINDILDVTGYRAELENSNDPQDGARLDNLNELVSVAREFSSEAANQVAYAEMNGGELELGEGEARPGSLQAFLERVSLVADADQIPDNDQGVVTLMTLHTAKGLEFPVVFVTGWEDGQFPHLRALGDPKELAEERRLAYVGITRAREQLYLTRAMMRSSWGSPVTNPASRFLADIPEELVDWRREEPEQTYSPAWTPQRSYDDQPRRRPAQPMKRTTMPTAGASSGPTLKLSTGDRVNHQKYGLGKVTAMSSMAGKDFATIDFGSAGTVRLMVMAGVPMEKL from the coding sequence ATGACAAACCCAGCAGACTCCCTCATCTCCGGCCTCAACGAGCAGCAGGCGGCGGCCGTCGAGCACACCGGATCGCCCCTGCTCATCGTCGCGGGCGCGGGCTCCGGCAAGACGGCGGTGCTCACGCGCCGCATCGCCCACCTCATCGACCAGCGAGGGGTCGCGCCCTGGCAGATCCTCGCCATCACCTTCACCAACAAGGCCGCCGCCGAGATGCGTGAGCGGGTGGCCGGACTCGTCGGCCCGGTGGCCGAGCGCATGTGGGTGTCCACGTTCCACTCGGTGTGTGTGCGCATTCTGCGCCAGCAGGCGCAGCTGGTGCCCGGGTTGAACACCAACTTCACCATCTACGACTCGGATGACTCGCGCCGGCTGCTCACCATGATCGGCAAGGACATGAACCTCGATCTGAAGAAATTCACCTCCCGGTCCCTGGCGAGCGGCATCTCCAACCACAAGAACGAGCTGGTGGGCCCTGCCGAGGCGCAGCAGCTGGCGGACCAGACGAAGAACCCCTACGAGGTGACCGTCGCCGCAGTCTACGAGCAGTACCAGCGGCGCCTGCGCGCCGCGAACGCCCTGGACTTCGACGACCTCATCGGTGAGGTGGTGCGCATCTTCTCCGAGCACCCGCAGGTGACGGAGTACTACCGTCGCCGCTTCCGCCACGTGCTCATCGACGAGTACCAGGACACCAACCACGCGCAGTACCAGCTGGTGCGCACGCTGGTGGGGGAGGGGCCGGACGCGCCCGAGCTGTGCGTCGTGGGCGACTCTGATCAGTCCATCTACGCCTTCCGCGGCGCGACCATCCGCAACATCCAGGAGTTCGAGCGCGACTACCCGCAGGCCCGCACGATCCTGCTGGAGCAGAACTACCGCTCCACCCAGACGGTGCTCGACGCGGCCAACGCCGTGATCTCGCACAACGAAGGCCGGCGGAAGAAGAATCTCTGGACCGACCACGGCCCCGGCGAGCGCATCGTCGGCTACGTCGCGGACAACGAGCACGACGAGGCGCGTTTCATCGCCAGCGAGATCGATCAGCTCGTCGACCAGTGCCGCAGCTACAACGACATCGCCATCATGTACCGCACCAACTCCGCCTCGCGCGCGCTGGAGGACATCTTCATCCGCTCGGGCATCTCCTACAAGGTCGTCGGCGGCACGCGCTTCTACGAGCGCAAGGAGATCCGTGATCTCATCGCCTACCTGCGCATCCTGGACAATCCCGACGACACCGTGAGCCTGCGCCGCATCATCAACGTCCCGCGCCGCGCGATCGGCGACAAGGCTCAGGGCGCCATCGCCCTGCACGCGGAGAACCTCGGGGTCAGCTTCGGAAAGGCGCTTCTCGACGCCGCGGACGGCCACATCTCCATGCTGGGCACCCGCGCGCGCAACGCTGTCGACGGGTTCAACGAGATGATGGCCGGCATCCGCGGCCGGATCGATGAGATGCGCAGCGACGTCACCGGCATGCCGGACCTGGGTCTGCTCATCAACGACATCCTCGATGTCACCGGTTACCGCGCCGAGCTGGAGAACTCCAACGATCCGCAGGACGGCGCGCGCCTGGACAACCTCAACGAGCTTGTGTCCGTGGCCCGGGAATTCTCCTCCGAGGCGGCCAACCAGGTCGCCTACGCCGAGATGAACGGCGGCGAGCTCGAGCTGGGGGAGGGGGAGGCGCGGCCGGGCTCGCTGCAGGCGTTCCTCGAGCGCGTCTCGTTGGTGGCCGATGCCGACCAGATTCCCGACAACGACCAGGGTGTGGTCACACTCATGACCCTGCACACGGCGAAGGGTCTGGAGTTTCCCGTCGTGTTTGTCACCGGCTGGGAGGACGGGCAGTTCCCGCACCTGCGGGCGCTGGGCGATCCCAAGGAGCTGGCGGAGGAACGTCGGCTGGCGTACGTGGGCATCACCCGCGCCCGCGAGCAGCTCTATCTCACCCGCGCGATGATGCGCTCGTCCTGGGGTTCTCCCGTGACCAACCCGGCCAGCCGTTTCCTCGCGGACATCCCCGAGGAGCTGGTGGACTGGCGTCGGGAGGAGCCCGAGCAGACCTACTCCCCGGCGTGGACCCCGCAGCGTTCCTACGACGACCAGCCGCGCCGCCGGCCCGCGCAGCCGATGAAACGCACGACGATGCCCACGGCCGGTGCCTCCTCCGGCCCGACGTTGAAGCTGTCCACCGGTGACCGGGTCAACCACCAGAAGTACGGCCTGGGCAAGGTGACCGCAATGTCGTCGATGGCGGGCAAGGACTTCGCCACCATCGACTTCGGCAGTGCCGGAACCGTGCGGCTCATGGTCATGGCCGGCGTGCCCATGGAGAAACTATGA
- a CDS encoding M23 family metallopeptidase — protein sequence MSTHRTSRRIKGGLVATAATAATVVGIGAATSPESASATDVTIDLNAVGAALEMAQGSSGDASDPDFVASLYSIAQAVEVDGSSLDSGLAATTDPNAETVIDPTTEGIEDIGTEETGLEDEIDAIDIANERPSDVGETVDGRTVYFPTKGTFSSGFGARNGAVHEGIDIANSLGTPIRAVMDGTVVNAGPATGYGNWVVLQHGDGSKSIYGHMSKWNVSVGQKVRAGDQIAVIGNEGQSTGPHLHFEILPDGRTPVNPVTWFATQQINVNSARV from the coding sequence ATGAGCACCCACCGGACTTCCCGACGCATCAAGGGTGGCCTCGTCGCCACCGCGGCCACCGCGGCCACCGTCGTCGGCATCGGCGCCGCCACCTCCCCCGAATCCGCCTCCGCCACGGACGTCACCATTGATCTCAATGCTGTCGGCGCTGCCCTGGAAATGGCGCAGGGCTCCTCGGGTGATGCCAGCGACCCCGACTTCGTCGCCAGCCTCTACAGCATCGCCCAGGCCGTCGAGGTCGACGGCTCCAGCCTCGACTCCGGGCTAGCCGCCACCACGGACCCCAACGCCGAAACCGTCATCGACCCGACCACGGAGGGCATCGAGGACATCGGCACGGAGGAAACCGGCCTGGAGGACGAGATCGACGCCATCGACATCGCCAACGAGCGCCCCTCCGACGTCGGCGAGACCGTGGACGGGCGCACCGTCTACTTCCCCACCAAGGGAACCTTCTCCTCCGGCTTCGGCGCCCGCAACGGCGCGGTCCACGAGGGCATCGACATCGCCAACTCCCTGGGCACCCCGATCCGCGCGGTCATGGACGGCACCGTCGTCAACGCGGGCCCGGCCACCGGGTACGGCAACTGGGTCGTGCTCCAGCATGGCGACGGCTCCAAGTCGATCTACGGCCACATGTCCAAGTGGAACGTCAGCGTGGGCCAGAAGGTCAGGGCCGGCGACCAGATCGCCGTGATCGGCAACGAGGGACAGTCCACCGGGCCTCACCTGCACTTCGAGATCCTCCCGGACGGCCGCACCCCCGTGAACCCCGTGACGTGGTTCGCCACCCAGCAGATCAACGTCAACAGCGCGAGGGTGTAG